A section of the Prochlorococcus sp. MIT 1341 genome encodes:
- the cysS gene encoding cysteine--tRNA ligase produces the protein MPKLNKTQNLKEDPLWLTNTLTRKKEIFRPLKPGKVSIYCCGVTVYDLCHLGHARSYIAWDVLRRYLIWIGYEVVFVQNFTDIDDKILNKAADEGISMEEVSDRNIRSFHEDMDELGIMRPDRMPRATKCLDSIRELIADLELKGVAYSVEGDVYFSVPKHINYGQLSGRDLSAQQINAEGRVAKSEEHRKRSSFDFALWKSAKSGEPSYPSPWGDGRPGWHIECSAMVLEELGESIDIHLGGADLVFPHHENEIAQSEASTGKQLARYWLHNGMVNVSGQKMSKSLGNFTTIRSLLKSGVSAMTLRMFVLQAHYRKPVDFNEKSIEAASFGWRGLNSALNLGLVYDNLLDWSKYKSSKPEVSENSNLECNISLLDIRHRFIQFMNDDINTSGALSVLFELARPLRSLANQLQRGVRFSCPEDESYQTFLRWKLLLEFAQVLGLQPEKENDKLSFNELGIDLDYIDSSIEERRYAKSKGDFEKADHIRDELSRMGIELLDKPGGDTEWIKKN, from the coding sequence ATGCCTAAACTTAATAAGACTCAAAATCTAAAAGAAGATCCTTTATGGCTAACTAATACACTTACAAGAAAAAAGGAAATATTTAGGCCTTTAAAACCTGGTAAGGTTAGTATTTATTGTTGCGGTGTTACTGTATACGACTTATGTCATCTAGGTCATGCTAGAAGTTATATTGCTTGGGATGTTCTTCGAAGATATTTAATTTGGATTGGTTATGAGGTCGTTTTTGTTCAAAACTTCACAGATATAGACGATAAAATATTAAATAAGGCAGCTGATGAGGGCATTTCTATGGAAGAAGTCAGCGATAGAAACATAAGATCTTTTCATGAAGATATGGATGAATTAGGTATTATGCGCCCTGATAGAATGCCACGAGCAACAAAATGTCTTGACTCTATTAGAGAGTTGATAGCTGACTTGGAATTAAAGGGTGTTGCTTATTCAGTTGAAGGAGATGTTTACTTTTCAGTCCCTAAACATATTAATTATGGTCAATTAAGCGGAAGAGATCTTAGTGCTCAGCAAATTAATGCTGAGGGCAGAGTAGCCAAAAGTGAGGAGCATAGAAAACGTAGTTCATTTGATTTTGCCTTATGGAAGTCGGCAAAGTCTGGAGAACCCAGTTACCCTTCTCCCTGGGGTGATGGCCGACCAGGCTGGCATATTGAATGTTCTGCAATGGTCCTAGAAGAACTTGGGGAAAGCATAGATATACATTTAGGCGGAGCGGATTTAGTTTTTCCGCATCACGAGAATGAGATCGCTCAGTCTGAGGCTTCTACTGGTAAGCAGCTAGCTCGTTATTGGCTTCATAACGGAATGGTTAATGTGTCTGGTCAGAAGATGAGTAAATCTTTGGGGAATTTCACAACAATACGTTCATTACTTAAGTCAGGTGTCTCTGCGATGACATTACGAATGTTTGTTTTACAGGCACATTACCGAAAGCCGGTTGACTTCAATGAAAAATCTATTGAAGCAGCTTCTTTTGGTTGGAGAGGCCTTAATTCTGCTTTGAATCTAGGTCTTGTATATGACAATTTGCTTGATTGGTCTAAATACAAATCTTCAAAACCAGAAGTCTCTGAAAATAGTAACCTTGAGTGCAATATAAGTTTGCTTGATATACGTCATCGCTTTATTCAATTTATGAATGATGATATAAATACATCTGGTGCACTTTCAGTCCTTTTTGAACTTGCGAGACCACTGCGTTCGTTGGCTAATCAATTACAAAGGGGTGTAAGATTTTCTTGCCCTGAGGATGAAAGCTATCAAACTTTTTTACGCTGGAAATTACTTCTTGAATTTGCTCAGGTTCTTGGTCTTCAGCCTGAAAAGGAGAATGACAAGTTGTCATTTAATGAACTCGGTATAGACTTAGATTATATTGATAGTTCAATTGAAGAAAGAAGATATGCGAAATCTAAAGGGGATTTTGAAAAAGCAGATCATATACGTGATGAGCTTTCTAGAATGGGTATAGAATTGCTTGATAAGCCAGGTGGAGATACTGAATGGATTAAAAAGAATTAA